From the Leptidea sinapis chromosome 42, ilLepSina1.1, whole genome shotgun sequence genome, one window contains:
- the LOC126976881 gene encoding uncharacterized protein LOC126976881 isoform X2 → MDVVKLIGKYLNTSVGSLCYNTDKTLTTVLDKENIEGLASIILRLAEKSDTLMTQEQTVLSYQWLEYMAMYANQAVNNSTLAKNFLQGINKALEKTTYLTGNYVTITDITIYYVLYPIIERLSGAEQENFMHLCRWCKNIQAQPKVCTHCTPLKFNTLTLSILAPVVH, encoded by the exons ATGGATGTCGTAAAGCTTATTGGCAAATATCTCAATACATCAGTGGGATCTCTATGCTATAACACTGACAAG ACCCTGACAACAGTGCTagataaagaaaatattgaaGGTCTTGCATCCATTATCCTGCGGCTAGCTGAAAAGAGTGATACACTTATGACACAAGAACAGACAGTTTTAAGTTACCAATGGTTAGAGTATATGGCTATGTATGCTAACCAAGCTGTCAATAATTCAACACTTGCCAAAAATTTTCTTCAA GGTATCAATAAGGCACTAGAAAAGACTACATATTTGACAGGAAATTATGTTACAATAACTGATATCAccatttattatgtattatatcctattatt gaGAGATTGAGTGGTGCTGAGCAAGAGAACTTCATGCATTTGTGTCGATGGTGTAAGAATATTCAAGCACAGCCCAAAGTCTGCACACATTGCACTCCATTGAAATTCAATACCTTAACCTTATCAATCTTAGCTCCAGTGGTGCATTAA
- the LOC126976881 gene encoding uncharacterized protein LOC126976881 isoform X1: MSRVLVSRLKSKNLFLPFYFLDNRIGRRFVNSERHYKLIMDVVKLIGKYLNTSVGSLCYNTDKTLTTVLDKENIEGLASIILRLAEKSDTLMTQEQTVLSYQWLEYMAMYANQAVNNSTLAKNFLQGINKALEKTTYLTGNYVTITDITIYYVLYPIIERLSGAEQENFMHLCRWCKNIQAQPKVCTHCTPLKFNTLTLSILAPVVH, encoded by the exons atgtcaaGAGTATTAGTTAGTagattaaaatcaaaaaatctaTTTCTACCATTCTACTTTCTAGACAATAGAATAGGACGTAG ATTTGTCAATTCGGAAAGACACTACAAACTTATTATGGATGTCGTAAAGCTTATTGGCAAATATCTCAATACATCAGTGGGATCTCTATGCTATAACACTGACAAG ACCCTGACAACAGTGCTagataaagaaaatattgaaGGTCTTGCATCCATTATCCTGCGGCTAGCTGAAAAGAGTGATACACTTATGACACAAGAACAGACAGTTTTAAGTTACCAATGGTTAGAGTATATGGCTATGTATGCTAACCAAGCTGTCAATAATTCAACACTTGCCAAAAATTTTCTTCAA GGTATCAATAAGGCACTAGAAAAGACTACATATTTGACAGGAAATTATGTTACAATAACTGATATCAccatttattatgtattatatcctattatt gaGAGATTGAGTGGTGCTGAGCAAGAGAACTTCATGCATTTGTGTCGATGGTGTAAGAATATTCAAGCACAGCCCAAAGTCTGCACACATTGCACTCCATTGAAATTCAATACCTTAACCTTATCAATCTTAGCTCCAGTGGTGCATTAA
- the LOC126976884 gene encoding uncharacterized protein LOC126976884: MLIMLIILYHLQFLELSDGAVLDPALYLGPSPPLAEIQDNLKIRWRQTAIPAKSVTEPTEKEDMEAAETFWLRLHSDYGLKSIHIPLQFHITGTYGGHSGTGVMSGSYASIGSNLLKTSLAGTNYGYPGLRVFGGNDAPAWSGWGNGKWGHYGKG; encoded by the exons ATGTTAATTATG ctAATAATTCTATACCATTTACAATTTCTTGAGTTATCCGATGGTGCTGTATTGGATCCAGCACTTTACTTGGGACCAAGCCCACCTCTTGCGGAAATTCAAGATAACCTCAAAATAAGATGGAGACAAACGGCCATTCCTGCAAAAAGTG TGACAGAGCCAACAGAAAAAGAAGATATGGAGGCAGCTGAGACCTTCTGGCTACGTCTACATTCAGACTACGGCCTCAAGAGTATTCACATCCCGCTCCAATTTCATATAACGGGAACATACGGAGGACATTCAGGAACAGGAGTGATGAGTGGCAGCTACGCCAGTATCGGCAGTAACCTTTTGAAGACATCCTTAGCTGGTACTAATTATGGATACCCTGGTTTAAGGGTGTTTGGGGGTAATGATGCTCCCGCTTGGAGTGGATGGGGTAATGGAAAATGGGGACATTACGGCAAGGGATAG
- the LOC126976723 gene encoding uncharacterized protein LOC126976723, which yields MSPTILLLFFTALCSCDSHLLQEEIADALRSCSLKIETKYDTKKSIHHRYSRSTSYYDQKPRIDSISNVDSNQYSHERRNLSDSNQIHVLNGTDYDYVGFGAGDVGEKYLKTIPRPALGYNKNTTDSNISLYRSKRSDNLMGTVDSDQCLSQCVFTNLQVVDSRGIPSEAKLWNLIQTSVNSQQSRALIRDQVRTCFQQQETDSEYNGCSYSNKIEKCMMLRLTERKNTNSNSTNNGK from the exons ATGAGCCCAACaattctattgttatttttcactGCATTATGTTCTTGTGATTCACATTTGCTACAGGAAGAAATAGCAGATGCATTACGATCTTGTTCTTTAAAAATTGAGACGAAATATGATACAAAAAAGTCAATTCATCATCGGTACAGCCGCTCTACAAGTTACTACGATCAAAAGCCACGAATTGATAGCATCTCAAATGTAGATTCAAACCAATACAGCCATGAACGGCGTAATCTGTCAGACAGTAACCAAATTCATGTTTTGAATGGCACCGACTACGATTATGTGGGATTTGGAGCAGGAGATGTGGGTgagaaatatttgaaaacaatccCGCGGCCAGCGCTTGgctataataaaaacaccacTGATAGTAATATCTCACTATATAGGAGCAAACGAAGTGACAACCTTATGGGGACAGTGGATTCAGATCAG tGTCTGAGTCAATGTGTCTTCACCAATTTACAAGTG GTAGATTCGAGGGGTATTCCCAGTGAAGCTAAGCTGTGGAACTTAATACAGACGTCAGTGAACTCTCAACAATCGCGAGCCTTAATAAGAGATCAAGTTAGGACTTGCTTTCAACAACAGGAAACGG aTTCAGAGTACAATGGGTGCTCGTATtcgaataaaatagaaaaatgtaTGATGCTCCGCCTTACTGAACGTAAAAATACCAACTCTAATTCTACAAATAATGGCAAATAA